The following proteins come from a genomic window of Pocillopora verrucosa isolate sample1 chromosome 6, ASM3666991v2, whole genome shotgun sequence:
- the LOC131770353 gene encoding DNA repair protein XRCC1-like has product MPLIRPRHVLSFSSEDVTQPAQNLLKSETYRKWRCASPGEKQASVILELEKATQIHSIDIGNNGSALVEVLVGRSSWSSDEQFQVLLVASSFMSPAESKSFTSTYRVRMFGVDKLSKPVATQKWDRVKLVCTQPFNKNERYGLSFINLHSPPDDMDDDSQATKEAMPHTPVTASKRLGRFTLKDDSDTEEKKISSGNLFFKKFQKKSSPPSMSTAAEVRAAASTVISSVDKRTIAASTAQNHRHPSTKDGQSGDRETHSVASDRQPVARDRADKIGGRSSPKPGERYSNRKTSESTKRKHEDSPKEKNDNKPAPPYKKKRDSPIRDESSVPFGEIMKGVVFVMSGFVNPERGNLREKALQMGAQYRQDWGKGCTHLICAFANTPKFNQVKGKGKIVTKKWITDCFKKSRCLPTRHYHLPGDSSSSDESSGGEDAKPARPPPKTGSDRNERNYKKAPASDANSKKDDTPEESDKTLVAKVSGPNEKKDAAGKLEEEDDIYGGSTDDESPQPEKSGKNETAPSPLSPKETSSSDHDTEDELRRIQKETGEGEDIYGGTTDDEQGKAESADEVISSSEDLPLLPDFFSHKHFMLYGEIDGKTRRLLIRYITAYNGTIEDYMNDNVDFVITNEDWDKNFDEALDENPSLAFVRPRWIIVCHEKGAFVPFQPYIIVPS; this is encoded by the exons ATGCCTCTTATTCGTCCCAGGCATGTGTTATCCTTCAGCAGCGAAGATGTG ACACAACCAGCACAAAACCTACTTAAATCAGAAACGTATAGGAAATGGAGGTGTGCATCTCCAGGAGAGAAACAAGCTTCTGTTATTTTGGAg CTTGAGAAAGCAACGCAGATACATTCCATCGACATAG GTAACAATGGTTCAGCACTTGTGGAAGTGTTAGTTGGAAGATCTTCTTGGAGCTCTGATGAACAATTTCAG GTTCTTCTTGTTGCATCGTCCTTTATGAGCCCAGCTGAAAGTAAATCCTTTACCAGCACCTATAGAGTGAGGATGTTTG GTGTTGATAAGCTCTCCAAACCAGTAGCAACTCAGAAGTGGGACAGGGTCAAGTTGGTTTGCACCCAACCATTTAACAAG AATGAACGTTATGGTCTGTCCTTCATAAACCTCCATTCTCCTCCTGATGACATGGATGATGACTCTCAAGCCACAAAGGAAGCAATGCCTCACACTCCAGTGACA GCTTCAAAGAGACTTGGACGTTTTACATTAAAAGATGATAGTGacactgaagagaaaaaaatttcttctggaaatctctttttcaaaaaatttcaaaagaaaagctcTCCGCCATCCATGTCCACTGCAGCTGAAGTTCGAGCAGCAGCATCAACAGTCATTTCTTCAGtcgacaaaagaacaattgctgCCAGCACTGCTCAGAATCACAGGCACCCATCAACAAAGGATGGACAGTCAGGGGATAGAGAGACACACTCAGTAGCCTCGGACAGACAACCAGTGGCCAGAGACAGAGCAGACAAAATTGGTGGTAGATCTTCCCCAAAACCGGGCGAGAGGTATTCTAATAGGAAAACAAGTGAG aGCACCAAACGGAAGCATGAAGATTcaccaaaagagaaaaatgataataaaccAGCACCAccatacaagaaaaaaagag aCTCTCCTATTCGTGACGAAAGTTCTGTTCCTTTTGGTGAAATTATG aAAGGCGTAGTGTTTGTTATGAGTGGATTTGTGAACCCTGAGCGAGGTAATCTTCGCGAAAAGGCATTGCAGATGGGAGCGCAGTACAGACAGGACTGGGGAAAAGGATGCACTCATCTGAT TTGTGCCTTCGCCAACACTCCAAAGTTCAACCAAGTGAAAG GGAAAGGAAAGATCGTCACAAAAAAGTGGATAACtgactgttttaaaaaaagcagaTGCTTGCCCACTCGACA tTACCACTTACCAGGCGACAGTAGTTCATCTGATGAGAGCAGTGGAGGGGAGGATGCCAAACCAGCACGGCCGCCTCCTAAAACAGGAAGTGACCGAAATGAGCGGAATTACAAGAAGGCCCCAGCAAGTGATGCGAATTCAAAG AAAGACGACACTCCCGAAGAGAGCGACAAAACTCTAGTGGCAAAAGTCTCGGGtccaaatgaaaagaaag atgcaGCCGGGAAATTAGAGGAGGAAGATGACATTTATGGTGGTTCAACTGACGACGAATCACCTCAACCGGAAAAGAGTGGTAAAAATGAAACTGCTCCATCTCCTTTGAGCCCAAAAGAGACTTCATCCAGTGATCATGATACAGAGGATGAATTAAGAAG AATCCAAAAAGAAACTGGTGAAGGCGAAGATATATATGGCGGTACGACTGATGACGAACAAG gaaagGCGGAGTCTGCTGACGAAGTCATTTCAAGCTCAGAGGACCTTCCCCTGTTACCTGATTTTTTCTCTCATAAGCATTTCATGCTGTATGGTGAAATTGATGGCAAGACCAGAAGACTGTTGATAAGATACATCACTGCTTATAATGG AACTATAGAAGATTATATGAATGATAATGTCGACTTTGTCATAACCAATGAGGATTGGGACAAAAACTTTGATGAG GCCCTCGATGAAAACCCTTCCCTGGCCTTTGTGCGACCCAGGTGGATCATTGTCTGTCACGAAAAGGGCGCCTTTGTTCCATTTCAGCCATACATCATAGTTCCTTCATGA
- the LOC131770799 gene encoding rhomboid-related protein 4-like isoform X1, with product MFRPGRRRSPGIGLLFLASQLYNIGFNRIPPVTLTFIGINVAVYLQLLNNLPSLGKACVSAHHVWYNGDWKRIIFAAFYHLNDFHLYYNMASFVWKGMSLEPRMGSPKFLYILSVFTALTNTVLVALDMVLANVTEDFSYMYTCAAGFSGVIFALKVLTTYNLPSGVSMVMGMFPVPMRWACWAELIVIQLLVPNASFTGHLAGILVGMMYVKGPLKYIMDTISGAGSGVTRRMRQSYTYHVGTTGRRRNRQPPDDDDSADEELREAIRASLRETHMNRQPNLDDYDPRIQTAIRESLDNPGGEPSRWSDNQQPQRRGPSSGSPPYPPQNGGRYNSRSATSSGGVSSRPPPYSTQGPSAYPSQEVPPYPREGGGLYPRLPDPTPYTGGAFAQSPPYPSGIAESYSTDPEPSAPPQEHVVNGYTGRHAPYPPESVTPQESSLDEVRRRRLQRFER from the exons ATGTTCCGGCCGGGGCGAAGAAGATCCCCGGGGATCGGATTGTTATTTTTGGCCAGCCAGCTCTACAACATTGGTTTTAACAGGATTCCTCCTGTAACACTGACTTTCATCGGTATAAACGTCGCAGTTTATCTCCAGCTTTTGAACAACCTTCCATCTCTCGGAAAAGCTTGTGTTAGTGCTCATCATGTCTGGTACAATGGCGACTGGAAGCGAATCATTTTCGCTGCCTTTTATCACTTAAACGACTTTCATTTGTACTACAACATGGCCTCGTTCGTTTGGAAGGGCATGTCGCTTGAACCAAGGATGGGAAGTCCGAAATTTCTGTACATCTTGTCCGTATTCACTGCCTTAACTAACACCGTTCTTGTTGCTTTAGACATGGTTCTGGCGAACGTAACTGAGGACTTTTCTTACATGTACACCTGTGCTGCGGGTTTTTCAGGTGTCATCTTTGCCCTTAAAGTTCTTACAACGTACAACCTTCCTTCTGGTGTTTCCATGGTGATGGGTATGTTCCCAGTACCAATGAGGTGGGCCTGTTGGGCGGAGTTGATTGTCATTCAGCTTCTTGTTCCTAATGCCTCATTTACTGGTCATTTAGCTGGTATTCTTGTTGGAATGATGTACGTTAAAGGTCCTTTAAAGTATATCATGGATACAATCAGTGGTGCTG GATCAGGAGTGACAAGAAGAATGAGACAATCATACACCTACCATGTGGGGACAACAG GACGAAGACGAAACAGACAGCCTCCAGATGACGATGATTCCGCTGATGAAGAACTCAGAGAAGCTATAAGGGCAAGCCTCCGAGAAACACATATGAATCGACAGCCAAACTTGGATGATTATGACCCAAGGATACAGACGGCAATAAGAGAGAGCCTAGATAACCCAGGAGGGGAGCCCTCTCGGTGGTCTGATAACCAACAGCCTCAGAGAAGAGGGCCATCTTCCGGATCCCCACCATACCCCCCTCAAAATGGGGGCCGTTATAATTCTCGGTCGGCAACTTCATCTGGTGGCGTTTCTTCGCGGCCGCCACCCTACTCCACTCAGGGGCCCTCAGCCTACCCCTCCCAAGAAGTTCCACCCTACCCTCGAGAGGGAGGAGGTCTTTATCCCCGCCTGCCGGATCCTACTCCCTATACAGGCGGGGCGTTCGCGCAGTCTCCACCGTACCCTTCGGGGATAGCGGAATCCTACTCTACGGATCCAGAACCTTCTGCTCCCCCGCAAGAACACGTTGTTAACGGATACACAGGGAGACATGCGCCGTACCCCCCGGAAAGCGTCACGCCCCAGGAAAGTTCGCTGGATGAAGTTCGTAGAAGAAGGCTTCAGCGATTTGAAAGATAG
- the LOC131770799 gene encoding rhomboid-related protein 4-like isoform X2, whose protein sequence is MFRPGRRRSPGIGLLFLASQLYNIGFNRIPPVTLTFIGINVAVYLQLLNNLPSLGKACVSAHHVWYNGDWKRIIFAAFYHLNDFHLYYNMASFVWKGMSLEPRMGSPKFLYILSVFTALTNTVLVALDMVLANVTEDFSYMYTCAAGFSGVIFALKVLTTYNLPSGVSMVMGMFPVPMRWACWAELIVIQLLVPNASFTGHLAGILVGMMYVKGPLKYIMDTISGAGVTRRMRQSYTYHVGTTGRRRNRQPPDDDDSADEELREAIRASLRETHMNRQPNLDDYDPRIQTAIRESLDNPGGEPSRWSDNQQPQRRGPSSGSPPYPPQNGGRYNSRSATSSGGVSSRPPPYSTQGPSAYPSQEVPPYPREGGGLYPRLPDPTPYTGGAFAQSPPYPSGIAESYSTDPEPSAPPQEHVVNGYTGRHAPYPPESVTPQESSLDEVRRRRLQRFER, encoded by the exons ATGTTCCGGCCGGGGCGAAGAAGATCCCCGGGGATCGGATTGTTATTTTTGGCCAGCCAGCTCTACAACATTGGTTTTAACAGGATTCCTCCTGTAACACTGACTTTCATCGGTATAAACGTCGCAGTTTATCTCCAGCTTTTGAACAACCTTCCATCTCTCGGAAAAGCTTGTGTTAGTGCTCATCATGTCTGGTACAATGGCGACTGGAAGCGAATCATTTTCGCTGCCTTTTATCACTTAAACGACTTTCATTTGTACTACAACATGGCCTCGTTCGTTTGGAAGGGCATGTCGCTTGAACCAAGGATGGGAAGTCCGAAATTTCTGTACATCTTGTCCGTATTCACTGCCTTAACTAACACCGTTCTTGTTGCTTTAGACATGGTTCTGGCGAACGTAACTGAGGACTTTTCTTACATGTACACCTGTGCTGCGGGTTTTTCAGGTGTCATCTTTGCCCTTAAAGTTCTTACAACGTACAACCTTCCTTCTGGTGTTTCCATGGTGATGGGTATGTTCCCAGTACCAATGAGGTGGGCCTGTTGGGCGGAGTTGATTGTCATTCAGCTTCTTGTTCCTAATGCCTCATTTACTGGTCATTTAGCTGGTATTCTTGTTGGAATGATGTACGTTAAAGGTCCTTTAAAGTATATCATGGATACAATCAGTGGTGCTG GAGTGACAAGAAGAATGAGACAATCATACACCTACCATGTGGGGACAACAG GACGAAGACGAAACAGACAGCCTCCAGATGACGATGATTCCGCTGATGAAGAACTCAGAGAAGCTATAAGGGCAAGCCTCCGAGAAACACATATGAATCGACAGCCAAACTTGGATGATTATGACCCAAGGATACAGACGGCAATAAGAGAGAGCCTAGATAACCCAGGAGGGGAGCCCTCTCGGTGGTCTGATAACCAACAGCCTCAGAGAAGAGGGCCATCTTCCGGATCCCCACCATACCCCCCTCAAAATGGGGGCCGTTATAATTCTCGGTCGGCAACTTCATCTGGTGGCGTTTCTTCGCGGCCGCCACCCTACTCCACTCAGGGGCCCTCAGCCTACCCCTCCCAAGAAGTTCCACCCTACCCTCGAGAGGGAGGAGGTCTTTATCCCCGCCTGCCGGATCCTACTCCCTATACAGGCGGGGCGTTCGCGCAGTCTCCACCGTACCCTTCGGGGATAGCGGAATCCTACTCTACGGATCCAGAACCTTCTGCTCCCCCGCAAGAACACGTTGTTAACGGATACACAGGGAGACATGCGCCGTACCCCCCGGAAAGCGTCACGCCCCAGGAAAGTTCGCTGGATGAAGTTCGTAGAAGAAGGCTTCAGCGATTTGAAAGATAG
- the LOC131770283 gene encoding potassium voltage-gated channel subfamily A member 2-like — MCSVRSVIYDDRVVINVSGMIFETRQTTLSRFPDTLLGNEEKRSKFYVPEFKEYFFNRNRSAFEAILYYYQSSGRLRRPAEVPMCIFKQEIEFFELGDEVLSDIRLKEGYLSINESPRELPKNKLQRKIWELFDQPDTSFAASCLAIFSVSVIVVAIAVSIAETVPSIREKKADFANFADTAEEPVWSEDTWFLLELAFNTWFTIEYLVRLFTSPNKCSFFTSILNIIDLVAIAPFYVSLLLTKSEASSVAALRILRIVRVFRIFKLSRYSKSLQIIGYCVFESFRELGLLILCLFFSVIVTASLLYYIEVGSDKTDFHSVPATFWFSIQTITTIGYGDMVPHSPLAKLMSAACAIFGAVTLALPVLTFVSNFNTLYYKNMLEKDEARENRETSEAASELDSLLNNSEEIPQRHNKYYR; from the coding sequence ATGTGCTCTGTACGAAGCGTTATCTACGACGACCGTGTAGTGATAAACGTAAGCGGCATGATATTTGAAACGCGCCAGACGACGTTATCACGTTTTCCAGACACGCTCCTGGGCAACGAGGAGAAGCGAAGCAAGTTTTACGTACCGGAATTTAAAGAGTACTTCTTCAACCGCAATCGATCGGCCTTTGAGGCAATCCTCTATTATTACCAGTCCAGTGGACGACTCAGGCGGCCGGCTGAAGTCCCGATGTGTATTTTTAAGCAAGAAATTGAGTTTTTCGAACTGGGAGATGAAGTTTTGAGTGACATTCGACTAAAGGAAGGGTATCTGAGTATAAACGAAAGTCCACGAGAACTTCCTAAAAATAAACTTCAGCGCAAAATCTGGGAACTCTTTGATCAACCCGACACGTCGTTTGCGGCATCGTGTTTAGCCATATTTTCTGTCAGCGTTATCGTCGTGGCAATTGCAGTCTCTATCGCAGAAACTGTACCCTCgataagagaaaagaaagcCGACTTCGCTAATTTTGCAGACACCGCAGAGGAGCCGGTCTGGAGCGAAGACACCTGGTTTCTTCTAGAATTAGCTTTCAACACTTGGTTTACAATCGAGTATTTAGTTCGGCTGTTCACTTCCCCGAACAAGTGCAGTTTTTTTACGTCGATTTTGAACATTATCGACCTGGTGGCCATCGCTCCGTTCTATGTTTCGCTTCTTCTCACCAAGTCCGAAGCAAGCTCAGTGGCAGCGCTACGAATATTACGGATCGTTCGAGTTTTTAGAATCTTCAAGCTCTCCCGTTATTCCAAGAGTCTTCAGATAATTGGGTATTGCGTGTTTGAGAGCTTCAGAGAATTAGGGCTTTTAATTCTGTGTCTGTTTTTCAGTGTGATTGTTACAGCTAGCCTTTTGTATTATATCGAAGTGGGAAGTGACAAGACGGATTTCCATAGTGTACCTGCAACATTTTGGTTCTCAATACAAACCATCACAACAATAGGATATGGAGACATGGTACCTCACAGCCCTTTAGCAAAACTTATGTCGGCTGCTTGTGCAATATTTGGCGCGGTGACACTCGCACTGCCCGTCCTAACATTTGTATCGAATTTCAATACTCTTTATTACAAGAACATGTTGGAGAAGGACGAGGCTCGTGAAAATCGCGAAACATCAGAAGCCGCAAGCGAACTGGATTCACTATTGAACAACAGTGAAGAAATCCCTCAAAGACATAATAAGTACTACAGATAG